One window of the Hypanus sabinus isolate sHypSab1 chromosome 13, sHypSab1.hap1, whole genome shotgun sequence genome contains the following:
- the rassf8b gene encoding ras association domain-containing protein 8b isoform X1, producing MMELKVWVDGVQRIVCGVTEATTCQEVVIALAQAIGRTGRYTLIEKWRETERHLAPHENPLAALNKWGQYASDVQLILRRTGPSLSERPTSDSVGRAPERTLYRQSLPPLAKLRPQNDRSLRRKEPKRKSLTFSGGPKGFIDVFGKCANLEVKHQPLASRVPAEELKKVVHLQREKLHTLQRQLESNQAEMKYWEGKVGLRMEEEILRLEQRIKKNEVEIEEEEFWENEWQIERENEKQLKEQLEEVSLRIKDSEEKLKDCTERIQRIERGIETEKVQQELRGSQVNEEEVKGNLVKIRKDIELKCQHSTRLQNSLRAVERTLGQANKKLQEKELELEQLTKELRQVNLQQFIQQTGTKVTVLPAEPTEEELSAAQEKGSLKWPTSARQLPSNLRALQNPLISGFNPEGIYV from the exons ATGATGGAACTGAAGGTGTGGGTCGATGGAGTCCAGCGCATTGTCTGTGGTGTCACCGAGGCCACAACCTGCCAAGAAGTCGTCATCGCCCTCGCTCAGGCTATCG GCAGAACTGGCCGATACACCCTCATTGAGAagtggagagagacagagcgTCACCTGGCACCCCACGAGAATCCGCTGGCTGCCCTGAACAAGTGGGGACAGTATGCCAGTGATGTGCAGCTGATCCTGCGGCGGACGGGCCCCTCTCTGAGCGAGCGGCCCACGTCAGATAGCGTTGGCCGCGCACCTGAGAGAACTTTATACCGGCAGAGCCTGCCGCCCTTGGCCAAGCTGAGGCCCCAGAATGACAGGTCGTTACGGAGGAAAGAGCCCAAAAGGAAGTCCCTGACTTTTAGTGGTGGCCCAAAGGGGTTCATTGATGTTTTTGGGAAGTGTGCGAACTTGGAGGTGAAGCACCAGCCTCTGGCCAGCAGGGTGCCTGCCGAGGAGCTGAAGAAGGTGGTTCATCTGCAGCGGGAGAAGCTCCACACGCTGCAGAGGCAGCTGGAGTCCAACCAGGCTGAAATGAAGTACTGGGAGGGAAAGGTGGGCCTCCGCATGGAGGAGGAAATCCTGCGGCTGGAGCAGagaattaagaagaatgaggtAGAGATTGAGGAGGAGGAATTCTGGGAGAATGAGTGGCAGATTGAGCGGGAGAATGAGAAGCAGCTGAAGGAGCAGCTGGAGGAGGTGAGTCTCCGGATCAAGGACAGCGAGGAGAAGCTGAAGGACTGCACGGAGAGAATCCAGCGGATCGAACGGGGCATTGAAACCGAGAAGGTGCAGCAGGAGCTCCGCGGATCGCAGGTCAATGAGGAGGAGGTGAAGGGAAATCTGGTGAAAATCAGGAAGGACATCGAGCTCAAGTGCCAGCACAGCACGAGGCTGCAGAACAGTCTGCGAGCTGTGGAAAGGACGTTGGGTCAAGCCAATAAAAAGCTTCAG gagaaggagctggagctggagcagcTGACCAAGGAGCTGAGGCAAGTCAATCTCCAACAGTTCATCCAGCAGACAGGAACCAAGGTCACAGTACTTCCCGCTGAACCGACAGAGGAAGAGCTGTCTGCAGCCCAAGAGAAAG